One genomic window of Marinobacter arenosus includes the following:
- a CDS encoding DUF2798 domain-containing protein translates to MSGIMSFLMSGVITLINTGIDAGFPNRWAAAGLVAWGVAFPLVTFIAPLAGRLTDVTLRRFES, encoded by the coding sequence ATGTCTGGAATTATGTCTTTCCTGATGTCTGGCGTGATCACGTTGATCAATACCGGCATTGACGCCGGCTTCCCGAACCGTTGGGCCGCTGCCGGGCTGGTTGCCTGGGGAGTTGCCTTCCCTCTGGTTACGTTTATTGCGCCGCTGGCGGGCCGGTTGACCGACGTCACATTGCGCCGTTTTGAGTCCTGA